aattttcaaatcatgataaaaatttaaaaaattaaaacatagtttaaaaataaaaataatgttaaaaatgttttaaatccGCTTAACTCTTGAAAATATAATAACTATTACAAAAATTCTCTAAGGcattgaaaataaaacgaaaacaACTCAAAAGAGAATGAAACTTGAATTGAACAAAAAAACTACAAGAAAGCAATGCatacaaagtgtttgagtaaatactttcaaatatatattttaactcaAAAAACAGAAAATGAAGTACAATGAAATTGATTGATTACAAATAAAAATAGCTCTCGTTATAATTTAGCACTCTCAGATCTAATAatattgataaaattatattttttatctgCAATAAAAGAATGTTAAgaaatttaaactctatacatatttatattttagaatttataataatcatttaaatgtataatttactgaaatatttataatttaaacattatttaagtatataaaatttattaaaaaaacataaagggTCTAAAATTTGTGCCGACTACTATATCTAATGTATTACGGTAACATGCTGAGTTGCTTTTCGCTTTTTTTCAATGACCGGATTGAACATTGAAGGAAGAGAGACGTGCTTAGCTGATATTGCCAAGTGCTACATCCACCATCACAGCAAATCAATCAGCCAACCAGCCTCGTAATATTCATTTTTGTCCTTCCaagtttatcttttcttttttctttttaatttacaaaattaccactCAAGCGGCACCGTTTTCACcccaaaatttaaaaggaaaaagagGACGCGAAAACCTCAATAACATATTATATTTTGTCAAATTCTGCGCACTTTgcgtaaattgtgaattattaccttcaatttgttcattttcaatatatttttagaatttgaaaattttaattataatcaaataataaatattaaatttaaaaaatatattattatacagGGAAGTAGTCAGGGATTGATAGGTGTTCTAACCCcctaaaatttataagaaaaattttcatttaaattttttaatttttaaaaattttaatttagtagaggtaaaattatattttacccttaaaaatgataaaaaattaatttagttctttaaaaattataaaaatataagctattcaaatagtaaaattatatttttactatcatataattttatatttattttcgactccctaaaaatattttctacctTGGCCCTTGTTATTTATGTCTTACTATTAATTTTACATGTTGTTCACAAAAGAActagttaataaatttaatggtTGCCGTTTgtattaagactaaaattttgaaattaaaaaaatataaccaCTAAGAATGATTCAATTGATGAATGTGGgttaaatctataactttacaGATAATATAGGACTAATGAcataaatttaatcaaatagatttaaagtttcaaattttgaaaaatataaggattaaaattgatcaaattaaaatacaggTACTAAATTCACAATTTACACAAAGTAAAGGGTCTAATAACAGAAATTGACCTATTATTTtatagaaaaatcatcaaaatcaaagCCCCTGGCACCCCTTTCCACCTCTCTCCAATCGTCATTGGTTTTTCCGTCTCCTCTCATTTGATTacactttttccatttttttcagtctctctctctctctttttttccacctaaaattttattataataaatccTCTAAAATTATCTGTTTTTCACATTGATAATCTTCTCTTCTCGATCTATCCGCTTCGGGTAAGTTTAATCGTTTCAAGATCTATCTCTCTATTATTCGTTTACTTTTTGTGTGGGATTGATTGAATTTTATGGATCTTCCAGGTTTGAGAGAGAAGAGATAAAGAACATAGAGAAAAAGAGGGTAAAATGGCGCATAGAGTAGATCACGAGTACGATTACCTTTTCAAGATCGTGTTGATAGGCGATTCTGGAGTTGGAAAAACGAATATTCTCTCTAGGTTCACCAGAAACGAGTTTTGTTTGGAATCTAAATCCACTATCGGCGTCGAGTTCGCTACTAGAACCCTCCAGGTTTTTCATCTATTTAATCGACTCCATGTTTATTCATCTTCATGTATGTTTTTTAGTTTCTGTTCTTTTCTTTTGCTAAAAATGAATAGCTCTTGAAAAGTATCTTCAGCTTTGATATTTTGAAGTGTGCTTGAATACTTCTGATCTGATTTAGTTTCGTAAATTTTTGCATGATTAAGTTGATTGTGAAATCTTATGTTCACTTAATTGAATATTCAGTAAATAAAAAATCATCTCAATAAATATCGCGTGATGATTCCGATTGCCTTATCCTACACTGTGATTTTAACTTGGAAGTTCATTTTGAATGTTAAGAGAAAAGATATCTGGATAATGATGCTCATCAAAGGTGCTTTATGTCGTTCTTTTACTGTGAAAGTCTTAAATCATACGGTTGAGTTGAGGGATTCCATTTCTGTTTTTAGGAACAAATTGTAGATGTAAGATGTGTTGAAAAGTTGATCAATACAAAGAGTCTTTTTACATGTTTCAACTATTTTAGTTATGGGTTTTGCTAACAAAGTAACAAGGGTCATTGGGCCACTCTTTAAGGattgttaatatattatatagtaATGAATATTGTATTAAATGAAGTGCTTGTCTTCATTCATCATTTTCAATACATAGGTTGAGATATTACTATTTATAGTAATCTTAAAGAGTGCCCTCGCAAGCAAAATCTTTTATTTACTGGAGCAACAAAGTTGGAAGGATGAGAAGGCTTTTGTTAGTGAAAAAACAAGCAAACGACTTGTCTGTCGTTTGCAATTTTTCCACTCTCCATTATTGTACTACTCCAGGCTGTTTTTATATCGCTTTATTCTCATTTACACTGGCAGGGAGTATATGGTTGCTTTTATTGGCTCATTACATGATTGAGCATTTGACTCAGAGAAAAAAACATCATTTTCCTGTGTTTTCCAGCCTGTCATGTCAGATTTATTAGAACCTTCTTTGGTTTCTTTGTTAATTAGCAATCATGTTGGTGCAGATTGGTAAATTGTTGTTTGTATTTTGCAATGAATTTATATTGTTTTTGCTGATATAGGTAGAGGGAAAGACTGTCAAGGCACAGATTTGGGATACGGCAGGTCAGGAAAGATATCGAGCCATCACCAGTGCTTACTACAGAGGGGCTGTTGGTGCACTTATGGTCTATGACATAACGAAGAGGCAAACCTTTGATAATGTTCAAAGGTGGCTTCGTGAATTGAGGGACCATGCAGATTCTAACATTGTCATCATGATGGCTGGAAATAAATCCGACTTGAATCATCTCAGAGCTGTTACCGAGGAGGATGGTCAAGCTCTGGCTGAGAGGGAAGGTCTTTCATTTCTTGAGACATCAGCGCTGGAAGCAACCAACATTGAGAAGGCATTCCAAACTATATTGACTGAGATCTACCATATCATAAGCAAAAAGGCATTGGCAGCCCAGGAAGCAGCTGCTAGTACCGCAATTCCCGGCCAAGGAACTACCATTAATGTCACTGATACATCAGGAAACACTAAGAGAGGATGCTGTTCTACTTAGAAAGGTAATAGGTTACATTTGATGCTGTTCTACTTAAAAAGGTGATAGGTTACATTTGAGAAGGTAAAAAATATTTGCTAGGAAGTAGGCCCTTTTCATGTTTTTGTCAATTTTTGGCTGAGAGAGAGACatgtaaaatacatatatatattttacttgaATTGTGATATGAAGCTTGTGATGTTTTAAACAACCATAAATTGTTGGTAGAAATAGAATGGAACGCCTGGTTTTACTTTGCACTGTTACTCAACATGTTACTTCAAAAGTTGTTTTGGTGAGATGTCGCTATTAGAACGGCAGGAAGCGTAATTGGTTTTATCTGATCTGGCACACTTGTCTTTAAAGTGTCTCCCTGTACCTCTTTTAACATGCATGGCTTAATTAAAGTTTATGATGCGCGTAAATGAGGCATTGGCAGTGTTGACAATGAATGAGGCTTTGTGACCTTGAGTGCTAAGGTTTATGCGTTAAATGTCATGTTTgggttttcttttaaaatttttgggtttGCGGATGTAGGACTAAAAGGTATAAAATTGACATTTGACCGGTTTTTGATGGattgattttagtttttaatttgattttattttacagTTATTCAGATATATATTTACGATTGTActataatcatattaaattatgttatatttataGTTATAGATTCAAGTAAAAAACCTTTTAATCTGAAAAAGGGCTTTATTAAGCCGGTCCATGTAATTCATGTTaaagaaatgatatttaaatagaCCGAGTTTGGCTGTCTGACCAAAATAAGAGTAGGCATGAAATATTGGGAAGATCTGAATGGTGGCATGAACAAGGAGGGACGTAACGTGAGCATAACCGACTCCAACGTGCTGTCCATCGTCTTTGACAGTTAGGGTAATGGGGAATAAAACAAAGCGACCGCCCGATAAGCATGCACATTACAGGGCCACACCCAACGCCTGGCATTTTGactcaattatatataatttatgtagAATACACATCAAGGTAGACAAAACAACTGGTCGATAATCGTCTATGTTTTAATCTAGAATATCAGATATAATATCCCATTTGAACAGAGTGGTACTCTGGAGATCAACCTTTTTTACGATAGCCGAATTTGACTGAGTATTAAATGTGAATACGATAattaattctttcttttctttagcaaattctaaaaaaaaaaaaaattgaatggatCTAAATCAAATCAAACAAAGCCAAGCTGATATCCACTCAAAATTTGTTTGGTTGTTATCATACGTTGTTTTTAATTGGATTAGATTAGATTCATGTTGTAGTTTATTTCCTTTTCAGTTTAATGGGCACAAACATCacccaacatttcaaaacaaaattgcTACTAGTATTTCGAAtttaatctataattataaagtaattttaatttttttatggaaaatcCATTTACATAATTTTGATGGATCTtaattagcatatatatataaataaaaatatatatcggACATAATACAAAgtaaaagaaatccaaaaatatATCTCGAAATTTTATCACAAAGGCAACGGCTTTTAGTTTTACCAAAGgctattattaatataaaaaggaGCGGATTTATGGACCCCGATGAGAATTATTCACAAAcatatagaaaaaaaatcatacgCTTCTCCGCCACATCGGAGTTTCAGTCAGCCAATCACCGCCGCCCTTatattacaaaattataaatgtttttttattcattttctttaaatata
The sequence above is drawn from the Gossypium hirsutum isolate 1008001.06 chromosome A05, Gossypium_hirsutum_v2.1, whole genome shotgun sequence genome and encodes:
- the LOC107959149 gene encoding ras-related protein Rab11C, coding for MAHRVDHEYDYLFKIVLIGDSGVGKTNILSRFTRNEFCLESKSTIGVEFATRTLQVEGKTVKAQIWDTAGQERYRAITSAYYRGAVGALMVYDITKRQTFDNVQRWLRELRDHADSNIVIMMAGNKSDLNHLRAVTEEDGQALAEREGLSFLETSALEATNIEKAFQTILTEIYHIISKKALAAQEAAASTAIPGQGTTINVTDTSGNTKRGCCST